Below is a genomic region from Salmo salar chromosome ssa11, Ssal_v3.1, whole genome shotgun sequence.
AAGTTTTGTTTTTAAATCACACGTGATTTTAACCTAAAAAGCAATACAATGAATAGTTAACTAGCTATCACCAATATATTGGCAATCAAAATAAATGCAGGCAGTTAAaggataacgttagctagctagttaagtaAATGTCCCTACATTCCTAACTATGCAGAGTGTCCCTGATTGCATACTTTGCCAATGTATTATTTAGATGGACATATTGACTGGCACTGCAGTGGCCTGTCTGCTACCTGTGTAATTTAGCAACACGGAAGTTCCAAACCTGTCTTAGATTCTTGGCAAACTGATAAAGAAGATAGCTAGCATTGGCTTCAAAACATCCTGGCTAAGCAGGAGCACACACTGGCCAGTGCTATTTAGTGTTGACTTGATTGACAATTGATAACAAGCCATATATTAGTCGAGCGAAACATGTCCCATACCGTGGATGATTATTCAAAATTGAACAAAGCGCTATTTAACGGACTTGATAAGACTTGCTGGCAAAACAATATCAAAGGGGGAGGCCTGTAGCTTGGCTTCTCGCGCGGGAGCTTAACGTTCTCGTGGGTGAGAACGCTACGACATGTTGGTGCGCGAAGCTAACAAGAAACAAGAACAACACATTTACCGGTGATGCAGGCATTGACTGCCGTCGGTTTCTGCGCTGTTACCACGTAATTATACGACATGGCGTTCAAAGACAGAATAAGAACGCCAGCGATCACCAGTATCAGTCCTTCTCAAGTGTTGAAACCATGGATATTAAAAATGATTATTTTTTAAAAAACAAGCGGAAGTGGATTGCTATAAAGCTCTAGATCGATATTTACTTTCACAGCGCCCCATGTGGCTCGGAAGTCGATTTTTGTCGTTGGTGCATTTATTTGTATAATACGGTGCACTGTCCATCTGCATTGGACAGAAGAGGAGGGTTCCATAACTTCAATTATTTGGCTTACTCCACTGTGATATGACGTTTTTTCACATCAGTCTTTAAATTGTCAACCTCAGCAACAGAGCGCCAAgtgactgttgaggaggactagAGATCTTTCAGAGCCATGGGATTGTTGCTCACGGTTGATCAAGCAAAATGCCCCTGTAGGAGACACAATCTACTTACTGTATCAATTCAAATCGATAATGGTCAAAGTGGCAGGCATtctagtactgtgtgtgtgtgcgcacgcagtTAGGTTAACATAGGACTGACACCAGAGATGGTAGAGAAAGCGAGACACCTCCCTCAATTATTTCGGGGAGAGGCCACTCCGGTCTACTTATTGCCCCGCCCCACGGATGGGATATCAGAAGCGAGACATCTCCCTGGCAAATTTTTTCTACTCAGGGTGTATGGGGAGAGCGGGGAGAGGACAATAAGTAGACCAGAGCTATTGGTCTCACATGGGAAAGTATACTCACGCGAGAGAGGGAACACCCACTTACACAGAAAGGAACCCTGACCATTTCTTCCAATGGTAAACTGCCTTAGTAAGACATCTTGGTTTATCCACCATCCTTGCTGACACCATCATAAACACAGGGCCTGAGGTGACATCACTGCTGTCAAAAACACTGGCCTGTGGACtgtaggctaaagactaaatccCTGATTAATCCCAGGTATAAGAATAGAGCCCTGTCTGTGGCTCCTTGAAAGCAAGCATGCGTACTGTGTATTGGTGTGTATCTTTACTGCAGAGCACTATTTATGGGGTGGGTTAGGAGACATGTCAATGCAATGACTGCATAGGGTCATAAGAAAAAGGTAAGCTCATTCACAATGCTGAGAGCTTGTGACGTAAATTGATGTGTCACATAAATGTGTGCTTTTGCTGAgcgcatgtgtgtgcatgcgtgtgattAAGGATTAACATTGGAAGTATTTACTGAAAGGAATACTGAGCACAtacagggtgtatcagtgtatgCACTGTCTGGGTtttgtttaatacatttgtacaAAAAGCAGGAAAAAGTAAGCATTTTAAACACATAAAACATCATTGGTTTTTCTTTCCAGTCATCTTCACAAGAAAATCTGTCACACAAACTCACAAATCATCCCACATAAAAAAACAACACATAATAATTACATCGATAGATAAATGACACAGACAAACCCAGTTTCAAAGTGTGAAAAAAAATACACCGTGTTGTGTCAATGCCACATCAAACTAGGAGTTCCCACATGTTAGCATCAAAGTCATCTTGGTATAGCATTCTGTCCATCAAGGCCCTAAACCAGTTTGCCTGTACATCTGGCTTGCTCTGCAAAGTGACTTGCTGTAGCAGAATCACATTTCTGACCCTCCTTGTTAAAGTTGACCCATGTCTGATAGAGCACAGAGGTCTTCCCTCTGGTTTTTTCCCCTCCATATAAGCTCAGGCCTGTGCACTGTAGCGTCTATTTCAGCTCTGCACgtactgtagcagtgtctctctgtgtccgggGGACGTGGGAGGGGTTTATTTTGGATCTGTCCATACCAGTTTCATGTCCACACACACTGCTCTTTGCTCACTGGCGGGCCCTGGCGTTGGCAAAGGCGTCTCTGAGCCAAGGCGAGTCTTCATAGAGCCGAGGGTCACCCAGGTACTCTGTGGTGCGCTTGTAGAAGTAGTAGTACAACACGGAcgctgcacacaaacacacatcacacGCCAATGAAATACTGAAGTCATTTGGTTTTGAAACAGAAAAGACAACAACAATCAATTAATCCTCTTAACCAATTAGGACATAAAGGGAATGAAAATCAGACCCATATGGCCCTCAAGGGTCAACTTGGTACCTATCTACTACGCTATATAAATAAACAGTGTGAGAGCcgggtgtgcgtgtgtttgtgcatgtgtgtatgactGATGTAGTACTACACACCTTCAATAAGTATTTACCATGTAGCGCTGATCTCCACCTTATTTGATTCAATGAAGGCACCCAAGATGGATTGCGTTTCAGGCCTAAAATGTTTCCTAAAATGTGTTTCAGTAAGTGTGTGATCAAAGACAGCCTCACCTATTCTTTGGAAGACAAAAAGCACTTGGAGACCATCAGTCCACACATAGCGGTTTGATTTTAGCCAGCGTAGATTCTGCAGAGATAGACACAACCCAATACACCACAAAGTTTGAGGGATAGCATTCTTTCACTAAAACATATAATAAACCATAATTTGATAGTAATACACATGTAATGTAGTAATACACATCCCAATACACATGTAATAAACGATTGAAGCCTACAAGCCATTAAGCTCGTCATCTGGTCAACTGAGCCACGGACTAGTCACTCTGTTACCACctggcaagcggtatcggagcaTCGGGTCTCAGAACAACAGGCTTTGAGACAGCTACtaccaccaggccatcagactgctgaacagctaatcctAGCTGTCCACCTGCCCagacctgcaccttagagactattttCACCTCAAAGATGATCTGCACTTTAGAGATTATTTGCACTGACTACCCACACACTCAACCCTTACACAAaaacgtacacacaaacacatcgatAAACACACGCACAAGCACCCACGCACACACTTGATATttgtacatttgagtcatttagtagatgctcttatccagagtgacatacAGTTAGTgatggtgggacaaccacatatggTGGGACAATCACATATCTCAGTAATATCGCAATCATAGTAAATACATTTTACCTCAATAAAGCAGCTAATCACAAAGTCGGTGCTAGTAGGGGGGAAGAAAGTCAAGTGCGAGTgcaacacacacagtcaatgcTGCTGTTCTATTAAATACTATTTATTCCACTGCTAGACCAAGTCCCTCACTGTCCACTATATATTTGTAAATGCAGTATAaatacagtccattattactatgCATATTATCTCTCTTACTTGTTATTTTTAACTTGActctttttgttgttgatattgACTAATGTACTGCATTGAGGGAGCTAACACATAATCATTTCGCTGCACCTTTCATGCCTGATGTAAACTGTGTATGTGacgaataaactttgattttaatTGACACACACAGCGTACCATGATCCAGGAGTGTAGGGAGATGCTGAGGGTCAGGTAGAgggcagagagcagcagcagggcCCTGAAGCGCTCCAGCAGCAAGGACACCAGGCCCACCTGGAATACGTAGGTGTTGAACAGCATCAGCAGAATGATGATCAGGTTAAACAGGATGGCTATGTCCtggatactgagagagagagagagaagagagaagagaggagagaggagagaggagagagagagaggagcttccATTTAGTTACAGTCACGTTAAGCAAATGAAGACACACAaatgaacacacgcacacactgtgcTGAGGGACCAGAGTTGAGAaacacagctttttacattgtGTCAATCCCCTCTTTCTCCCACCCTTTCTAACTCTTAAATTAAGAAGCTTTGAATAATTCATTTACATCAAAGTCTACCCCCTGGCTCTCACATCCTTCCCCGCGTCTTACATGAAGAGCACCAGCTGGACGACGGGCGCGGCCCTCAGCAGCTCGCTGAAGGAGTTGACGAACAAGTCAAAGGTCAACAGGCTCAGCTGGATCAGCAGCACCAGGGAGTAGTTGTTGGTCTGCAGCATCTCCGGACCGAAGGCTGGGCGCCCGGGCTGTGTGTGGCTCCGAGCAGGATCCAAGGTGgcgcacattcacacacacatgcagacagggAAACATACACACCAACTATACAGACACAGGTGCACACATGCAGAAGCGCCAGCTGCCAGCTGCCAGCTGCCGGCTTGAGCTTCTGCACGGCAGCTTGATGTGTCCAATATATCTGTTTATGTGGAGCAGATGGCGGTGCAGTGCGTTTGTTGTTCCTAATTAAGGACTATTCCACTGACTGAGGAGCTCGGAGGCCTGCTATCGGCCAGAGACATTGGAAGAGCTCTCTGAAAATGCTATTGTTAGCTATCAGCATGTTGAAAGTGGAGAGGGTCCTCTTTCCAGCCCAAAAGAATAGTTCTAGCCCACAGTAAAATTGTTGTAGCACACAGTTCTTTATGGCATGGTGTTAGCTTTGAACACCTACAGGCAAAGGTGACAGTCGCTTTCCAATAGGGTGTTCTACCCGCATCATCTTTCTACTGGCTGTAAATCCATTCCACAGCTATAGTCAACAGAGACTCTGTAGTAGAGAAAAACAGAGTGAGCAGAGAGTAAACAATATACAGTGGTAAAAAATAAATCATCAGTAATACCTTAAAACAGCAGAGTCAAATGATCCaggtagagtatatatatatatataataccgcCATGTTTAGGtctgcccaacctaggtcgaggcacagacacggtctcagtgGAGAtcgctgagctgactacactcaTTTGTCTTCTTCTCACATTATTTCCACAAAAAACATCTGGGAAGGAGGATagatttctctctctatatatatatatatatatatatatatatatatatatgtgtgtgtgtgtgtatatatatatgtgtgtgtatatatatatgtgtgtatatatatatgtgtgtatatatatatatatatatatatatatatatatgtatatatatatatatgtgtgtatatatatatatgtgtgtatatatatatatatgtgtatatatatatatatatatatatatatatatatgtgtgtatatatatatatgtgtgtgtatatatatatgtatgtgtatatatatatatatatatatatatatatatgtatgtatgtatgtatatatgtatgtatatatatatatatgtgtatatatatatatgtatgtatgtatgtatgtatgtatatatgtatatatatatatatatatatacatacatacatatatatatatatatatatatatatgtgtatgtatgtatgtatgtatatatatatatatatatatatatatacatacatacatacatacatatatatatacatacatacatatatatataacacatacatatatatatacacacacacatatatatatacacacacacatatatatatacacacacctatatatatacacacatatatatatatactatatatatatatatatatatatatatatatatatatatatatatatatatatatatatatatatatatatatacacacatatatatatacacacacatatatatatacacacacatatatatatacacacacatatatatatacacacacacacacatatatatatatatatatatatatatagagagagaaatctATCCTCCTTCCCAGATGTTTTTTGTGGAAATAATGTGAGAAGAAGACAAAtgagtgtagtcagctcagcgaTCTCcactgagaccgtgtctgtgcctcgacctaggttgggcagacctaaacatggcggtgttcgccttagcaatctcactggaataaagacctcctccattcctgccattattgaaagagattgtgatacctcacatctacaaatagggctacttaatgttagatccctcacttcaaaggcagttatagtcaatgaactaatcactgatcataatcttgatgtgattagcctgactgaaacatggcttaagcctgatgaatttactgtgttaaatgaggcctcacctggttatactagtgaccatatcccccacgcatcccgcaaaggcggaggtgttgctaacatttacgatagcaaatttcaatttacaaaaaaaagttTTCGTCTTttcagcttctagtcatgaaatctatgcagcctactcaatcactttttatagctactgttacaggcctcctgggtcatatacagcgttcctcactgagttctctgaattcctatcggagtttgtagtcatggcagataatattcaaatttttggtgactttaatattcacatggaaaagtccacagacccactccaaaaggctatcgaagccatcatcgactcagtgggttttgtccaacatgtctccggatctactcactgccacagtcatactctggacctagttttgtcccgtggaataaatgttgtggatcttaatgtttttcctcataatcctggactatcggatcaccattttattacgtttgcaatcgcaacaaataatgtGCTCAGACccaaaccaaggatcatcaaaagtcgtgctataaattcttggacaacccaaagattcctagatgcccttccagactccctccacctacctaaggatgtcagagtacaaaaatcagttaaccacctaactgaggaactcaatttaaccttgcgcaataccctagatgcagtcgcacccctaaaaacaaaaaacatttgtcataagaaactagctccctggtatacagaaaatacccaagctctgaagcaagcttcctgaaaattggaacggaaatggcgctacaccaaactggaagccttccgactagcttggaaagacagtaccgtgcagtattgaagagccctcactgctgcgcGATCAtgctatttttccaacttaattgaagaaaataagaacaatccaacatttatttttgatattgTCGCAAAGCCAACTAAAGAGCAGCCTTCCCcgagagaggatggctttcacttcagcagtgataaattcatgaacttctttgagaaaaagatcatgatcattagaaagcaaattacggactcctctttaaatctgcgtattcctccaaagctcagttgtcctgagtctgcacaactgtgccaggacctaggatcaagggagacactcaagttttttagtaATACATCTCTTGACACAGAGTCTCTGTTGACATGGCCTCTACATCTTCAAGCtgtatactggaccctattccaagtACACTACTGAAAGagatgcttcctgtgcttggccctcctatgttgaacataataaacggctctctatccaccggatgtgtaccaaactcactaaaagtggcagtaataaagcctctcttgaaaaagccaaaccttgacccagaaaatataaaaaactatcggcctatatcgaatctcccattcctctcaaaaatgttagaactgaagacaatgtatacgaaacgcttcagtctggttttagacgccatcatagcactgagactgcacttgtgaaggtggtaaatgaccttttaatggcgtcaaaccgaggctctgcatctgtcctcgtgctcctagaccttagtgctgctttcgataccattgatcaccacattcttttggagagattggaaacacaaattggtctacacggacaagttctggcctggtttagatcttatctgttggaaagatatcagtttgtctctgtggatggtttgtcctcggacaaatcaactgtaaatgttggtgttcctcaaggctccattttaggaccactattgttttcactatatattttagcTCTTGGTGaagtcattcggaaacataatgttaactttcactgctatgcggatgacacacagctgtacatttcgatgaaacatgctAAAGCCCCAAAAtgtccctccctggaagcctgtgtttcagacataaggaagtggatggcggcaaatgttctacttttaaactcggacaaaacagagatgcttgttctaggtcccaagaaacaaagagatcttttgttgaatctgacaattaatcttgatggttgtacagtcgtctcaaataaaactgtgaaggacctcggcgttactctggactctgatctctcttttgacaaacatatcaagactgtttcaaggacatctTTTtccccatctacgtaacattgcaaaaatctgaaactttctgtccaaaagtgacgcagaaaaatgtatccatgcatttgtcacttctaggttcgactactgcaatgctctactttccggatacccggataaagcactaaataaacttcagttagtgctaaacatggctgctagaatcttgactagaaccccaaaatttgattatattactccagtgctagcttctctacactggcttccttttaaggcaagggctggttaaggttttactgctaaactacaaagcattacatgggcttgctcctacctatctttctgatttggtcctgccgtacataactacacgtacgctacggtcacaatactcaggcctccttactgtccctagaatttctaagcaaacagctggaggcagggctttctcctgtagagctccatttttatggaatggtctgcttatccatgtgagagacggagACTCGggctcaacctttaagtctttattgaagactcatctcttcagtaggtcatatgattgagtgtagtctggcccaggagtgtgaaggtgaacggaaaggcactggagcaacgaactgcccttgctgtctctgcctggccggttcccctctctccactgggattctctgcctctaaccctattacaggggctgagtcactggcttactggtgctcttccaaatgtctgaataaaaatcacagttagtgcagaatggtgctgaagggggggttcgcccagggagccatacaggCTAGGACCGCCACTGACTATGTTGCATGAACATCCAGGACAGTATCATTGAGTGGTCCAATCATACGCATCTTAAATCAGTCTGTTTTTCATTTCCCAAAATATGAATACCCTAAACTGGCCTAAATGTGACATGACATGTGTGGATGTAGAGCTATAAGGCCATGTCTAGACTTGACAATTCATGCAGCTTTAGTATTCTGATCATAGCGCTCTGATCACGGAATTCCGAACGTCATGCATCTACACCTATATTTAAAATGTGTCTACCGCGTCCAGATTCCCTTTTCCCGCACTATTTTCAAATGCCAGTATGCATTCTACAAATGGTGGAATAGGCTAAATATGATAATAACACAACAACTGATGGcagtagctaactactgtagctaaatAGCCAGCTAacctatgtagctagctagcaagctagcaattCTAAAGGGATCGCTACAGGTTAGCATAACTCTAGCCaaacaaaactttttttttcttctaaatatTCGCTAGTATTTGAGGCCAGCAAACACATTCCTCACACGCTAGGAACGTTTTTCCCAGAGAGAttagttggctagttggctacagTAGTTAGCAGTACCTATcagttgttgttgtgttattattGTTATATTTAGCCTATTCCACTGATGACGTCGCCCACTGTATGCGCTTTCGATAGCCTGATTGcatccagactgaggagaaatccGCACACAATGCGTCCCTGACCAACTCCTGATGTGGTCAGCCAGATCTGAACACAAATCAGACCACAAAGCGACTTTCAGACCTGTCTTTTCAATGCAATCTTCGTATTCTAATAGCAGATGTCGCATGTAAGTGTCAAATGTAAACACGTGAGATACATATATGGCAAATACTTTATGTTGACGATTTGGCCCTAAATATTCCATGGCTGACAAGATACAAATAACAAGAACTGGCATCATATTTGGGTCTAAATTATGCTGTATTTCCGTAGGTGTGTACAATACTTTAGGTGTGCCTGATTTGGCTTTCCAGGCACAATAGCACCCATGGGATAGTTCTAAAAGTGCAAACCCTCCCCATCCGACACTGACACCAGGTAAGCTAAACCAAGTGCACCTAAAGTaactgaaaaaaaataaaaaatacaactgaCCCAGGTCTGATTGGCACTGTCTGTCAAAACTAAGATAACTTCTTAACAGGGTTGGTTTAGGCGCCGCATACTGTAACTTAATTAGTTAAAGTAAACTGGCCCATCTCGACACAATTAACAAGGCCTGACCTTTTGCACCTTGTAATTGTCACTTGTCTGGTCTGAGTGGCACAATGGCAACCTCACCGCCGCTGTCACCCGCTGGGTGTGTTTCACACAGGTGAAAGGATTGTGACTGTGCGTTAAGCTGCCCAATGCCATGTTCCCAGAAGTAAGGCCCTGTCCAATACAGACACCGGGGCCTCAGAGACTCAGTCATGCTGCAACCAGTCATTTCTGTAACCAGTCATTGCCATTGCCAGTCATTGCCTTTGCCAAGACTAGTCATCGCCAAAGCTAGTCATCGCCATGCAGTCTAGTTTA
It encodes:
- the LOC106561927 gene encoding transmembrane protein 138-like, whose amino-acid sequence is MCATLDPARSHTQPGRPAFGPEMLQTNNYSLVLLIQLSLLTFDLFVNSFSELLRAAPVVQLVLFIIQDIAILFNLIIILLMLFNTYVFQVGLVSLLLERFRALLLLSALYLTLSISLHSWIMNLRWLKSNRYVWTDGLQVLFVFQRIASVLYYYFYKRTTEYLGDPRLYEDSPWLRDAFANARARQ